Within the Halorhabdus rudnickae genome, the region CGAGTTCGAACTCGACGACGAGGAGCGCGAGGAGATCAAATCGGAGTTCGGTACCGAGTTCACGTCCGGAACGGAGGTCGAGGAACCCGGCGAGGCCGGCATCGACACGCCCGATCCGGAGCCGGAAACCACCGACGAGGAGACGATAGAACCAGAGACGACCACGGAACCGACGACCGAATCCAACGCGCCGACCGATACGTCCGTCGAGCAGGACGAGACGCAGGGAGACGACGAAGACACAGCGGTCGACCTCGAGGACGCGGTGATGGACGCGATGGCGGCCCTCGACGAGGGCGACGGTGCCGACCGGGAGGCCGTGATCGAACAGGTGAGCAACGACCACGGCGTACCGATCGGGGATGTCGAGGACGCCATCCAAGAAGCGCTGATGAACGGCCGGTGTTACGAACCGGGTGAACGGACGCTGAAGCCGATCTGATGGTCGTCGAACCGGTCCCCGACACCCCCGCCGCGCTGGTTGAGCTCCCGGATGGACGCGGACTGTTGCTCGCGGACATCCACGCCGGCATCGAGGCTGGACTCCGCCGAAACGGTGTCGAACTCCCGTCGGAAGCTGGAAAACGTCGCGAGACGATCTTGAACCTGCTCGCGCGGACGGACGCCGACCGCCTGATCGTCCTCGGAGACGTCGGCCACGCGATCGGGAGTCATTCGCGCGAGGAACGCAAGGAACTCGAGACGCTGGTCTCGGCCGTCACCGAGCGCGTGCCGCTGACGATAGTGAAGGGCAACCACGACGGCGAGATCGAGTCGTTACTGGCCGATCGCGACGGGGTGACGATCACCGGCGGCGAAGGCATCCGATTCGGCGGCCTCGGCCTGGCACACGGCCATACCTGGCCCGCCCGGGCTGTTCTCGGTGCGGAGACAGTGTGTGTCGGCCACGAACACCCTGTGGTCCGGCTGGAGGACGAAGTGGGAGGGGGCCGCAAAGAGCGAGTGTGGCTACGGGGACCGATCGATCCGGCGCCGTTCGAGGCGCACTACGGCGAGGACTGCCCGGAAATCGACGGCGAACTGGTCGTTTGCCCGGCGTTCAACGACCTCTCCGGCGGGACGTGGGTCAACGTCGAGGGGCAATCCTTCCTCTCGCCGTTCCTACCGGACGCCCTCGAAGCGGGCGACGCCTACCTGCTCGACGGGACGCGTCTGGGTCCGTACGACCAGATCTAAATCATGCGAAGAGCCGAGTGTGAACGCAGACACCGAGACGGGCCTGAACTCAGAGTGCGAGAAAGACGAGGCCGCTCACGATGACGACGCCCAGCACGGCCGAGACGAGGGTGCCCAGACGACGGGTGCCGAGGATCCACACCAGAGCCACCTTGACCAGCGTGTTCGCGATCGCCGCGATCACGATCGCCGTCGTCGCAACCGGCGTCGAGACGGCCCCCTGGGAGGCGAGTTGACTCACCGTGATCGTCATCGCGTCGACATCGGCAAGCCCCGAGAAGAACGCGGTCGCGTACAGCCCCGAGGATCCGAACCATTCGGTGGCATACTCAGAGACGAGCAACACGACGGCGAAGACGGCCCCGAACAGCAACGCCGGCCTGAGACGGAACGGATTCTTGAGGCGATCGGGTTCGACCGTCTGCTCGGCGGTCGTCCACCAGTAGAGTGCGGCGGCGGCGATCGCGCCGACGACGGTCATTCCGCCGAGCGGGAGCGCGACACTGGGGGCCAGCCTCGGATTGACGACGGCGACCTCGACGAGTGCGCGCGGGAACATGACGATCGAGGCCGTGACGACCGCGAAGCCACAGACGTGATACAGCGTCTCGTTTCCGATCGTCTTCCCGGCCATCGAGACGGTCGTCGCGGTCGAAGAGACGAACCCGCCGAGGATCCCCGTAAGGGCGATGCCACGCTCCGGCCCGACGATCCGGCCGAGCACGTAGGCGACAAAACCCAGTCCGGTCACGAAGACGACCATCAGCCAGACGAAACGAGGGTTGAGTCCGTGGAGCATATCGACCGAACGATCCGGCAGTGCCGGCAAGACGACGAGAGCGACGAGGATGAACTTCGCCGAGGCCCGGCGCTCGCGCTCCTCGATCCGGTCTGCGAACTCGTGGATCGGGTCCTTGACCGAGAGCAGGATCGTCACGGAACCGCCGACGACGATCGCGACGATCGCCCCCCGATCGGAATGCATCGACAACGCACCCAACAGAACAGTCACTAGCGCGGCCAGCAACGTGGTCAGACCGATATCACCCTCGGAGACGACTTTCCCGACGTAGGCGACAGTGAGTGGCACGACGAGTGCGGCGATCGCGATGGCCAGTGCGTCCGGGAAGAACGCCTGGACGAGTGCTCCGTACAGCGCGAGCAGCGGGAACGTTCGACTCCCGGCGAAGGTCCCGCCCGACTTGCTCTGCTCGCGTTCAAGCCCGATCAGTGCACCGAGGCCGAACGCGAGTGCGAGATGAAGGACCACCCCGAACAGTGGGGCCGTTGTCGGATCGACCATCGTCTAGACGTCTCGGGGGAACGCTTGTCAAGATACCCCATGCGGATCGACCTCATTGGAGGTCGAGTTTTATTGTCGCCGCGGTCCGAGCGGTCGTATGGCAGTACTGGTCCCATACGACGGGTCACAGCCGGCCCGCAAGGCAATCGAGGAAGCAGTCACAGAATACGGCGAGGAGACGATCGTCCTCCTGCGTGTGATCGAGGTCGCGGACGGATCTCTTGGGGCGGGGTTCAATCTCATCCGGGAGAGTCTCGAAGACGAACCCGAGGAACTGGCCGAGGGTATCGCCGACGAGGTGCTCGAGACTCTCGAAGCGACGGACGGCAACTACGAAGTCGAGACGGTGATCGGCAACGCCGCCAGAGAGATCGTCGAATACGCCGAAGAAAACGACGAGATCGAGCGGATACTCATCGGCAGTCACGGCCGCGAGGGGGTCTCCCGAATCCTGCTCGGCAGTGTCGCCGAGAAAGTCGTTCGACGGTCCCCGGTGAGCGTCACCGTCGTTCGGTAGACGGACCACCGGTGAGCGTCACCGTCGTTCGGTAGACGGACCACCGGTGAGCGCCACCGTGGTCCAGTAGACGGAGCAGCGACTTACGCGTTCAAACGTGCTCTTTCGGCATGAGATCGCGGAAATCTTGGTCGGCCAGCCACTCCGCCAGCGCCGCGAGTTCGTCGCTTGCGGCCGCGAACAACTCGGCCCCGATCTCGGCGCTGGCGTCGGTCTGGTCCCCGAAGACGCCGTTCTCGCTGTTGTCGATCGAGTCGTAGAACGTCCGTGAGCCGTGTGTTCGACCGATTCGGTCGTCGACCTCGGCGAGTCCCCCGTCGCGTGCCTCTTCGAGACGGTCATCGTGGACGAGGTCCGGGTGGAGGTGCTGGATGAGTGCCGTCTCCTTGGGCCCGCCGTGAGGGCCGTTGTGTTCGAAGGCCTCGTCGACGGTGTCGGGGATACTCTCGTCCCACATCCACTCGACAGCGTAGGCAGCCTCGTCGTTGCGGAGGCGACGACCGACCTCCCGCAGGTGAGTCACGTTCCCGCCGTGGGCGTTGACGTAGATCACCCGGTCGATCCCGTGGGCTGTCAGACTCCGGGTAATGCTTTCGACGTAGTCCCTGAACGCGCTCGGATCGGCCGATGCCGTCCCGGGGAACTGCAAGTGATGATCGGAGACACCGATTGTGACCGTCGGCGTACAAAGAAACCCAGTCCGGTCGGCCACCTCGCGGGCGAACGCTTCGGCGATGAGGTGGTCAGTTCCCTCTGGGAGATGTGGACCATGTTGCTCAGTCGATCCCAGCGGCACCAACGCTAACGATTCTGACTCGAAATACGATGCGAGGTCAGGCCAAGCCTCGTCCGGAAGATACATACTCCACTTTCGGGGATGCGTGCCCATGAACGTGTCCCACGCTGTCGAGCGACCGTTGGGTCGTTCAGGTGAAGAAATGATCGAGACCACTCCTCCCTCAAGCTGGTCGAGAAACGACCGCACACTCGGTGACCACCGGCGATAGAAACACGCGACGCAGGCTCACCGAACCGTCAAAGCCGAGAGTGGCGGGCATTGTGGCTCCGGTCTAGGATGTCCACCCCAAAGATAGCCTGCTGATCGGCGGTAGTCACATAAGCGCCCAAAACAATATATAACGATGTCAGACTCAGCGACGGTACTCGTCATCGGAGGCGGAGCGACTGGCACGGGCATCGCACGGGACCTCTCACTTCGCGGGATCGATGTGACGCTCGTTGAGCGAGGCGGACTCTCCAGTGGCACTTCGGGGCGCTCGCACGGACTGCTCCACAGCGGCGGACGCTACGCCGAGTCCGATCGGGTCGGTGCCGAGGAGTGTATTGAAGAGAACGAAGTCCTCCGTTCGATCGCCGGTGAGTGTATCAGAGACACCGGAGGGCTGTTCGTCCAACTCGACGAGGACGACCCAGAATACTTCGAAGAGAAGCGCGCGGCCTGTGAGGATATCGGGATCGAAACGGAATTGCTCGATGCCGATGAAGCCAGGGAACGCGTCCCCGATCTGACGCCGGACGTAGAGCGGGCAATGTGGGTCCCCGATGGCGCAATCTATCCCTCGCGACTCGGGGCGGCCAACGCTGCGGCTGCCGAGGAACACGGTGGGACAATCCACCCGCACGCACCTCTCGAAGCGGTGACCGTCACCGACGGTCGAATAACCGAGGCCACGCTCGGCGGAACGGTCGAGAAGACGATCGAACCGGAACACGTCGTCAACGCAGCTGGCGCGTGGGCCGGACAGGTAGCTGATCTCGCGGGTGTCGATGTCAATATGGCGCCTTCCCGTGGCGTGATGGTGGCCGTGGAGTACGACGAGTTGGCCCCCGTATTGAACCGCTGTCGGGACCCCGACGACGGCGACATCGTCGTCCCTCACGTCGGGGAAGCAGTCCTCGGGACGACAAGTGTCCCGGTCTCGGACCCCGACGACTACGAGACAGCCGCCTGGGAAGTCGAGAAGTCAATCGAGGAGTGTGCGGATATGCTGCCGCCGGTCGCCGACGCCCCAGTCGTCCGGGAGTGGTGGGGCGTCAGGCCGCTGTATGCCCCCGACGAAGGCGAGGGAGACCGGCGCGGCATCTCTCGGGGCTATTTCGTGTTGGATCACACTGGGGAGGGTGTCGAGAATTTCACTAGCATTGTGGGCGGGAAGCTGACGACCTACCGACAGATGGCCGAGACAACTGCCGACCACGTTTGTGGGAAACTCGGTGTCAACGCTGACTGCGAGACCGCAAGACGCCAACTGCCAGGCGCAGAAGATGCCGACCGGCTGGACGAGTTGGTCGAGCACTACGATGGACAGGGGCCGACCGACAAGGACGTCGTCGCGCGGTGAAAGTGGCTATCCTCGGCGGTGCCCAAAGAAAGTCCTGGAGTTCGTGTGTCTGGTGACGTTCCTGTCAGTCCCCTCGGGTCGTTCCATGACGCCGAGCACACCAAGGTGTACTGCCTGGTCCCGTCTCGCTGGCCGAGGAAAGAGGCGTCGTGTCACGCCAACGATTGTGGGCTATCGGGGCTATGTAGCTACTTTCCATGCGTACAGCTACATTGGATGTCGGCTCTAGGGAGGACCGTCGTGAATCGGCTAGATATGACGCTCTATCGCACCCTATACAAATGCGTCCGACTGTGATTCTGTCCGCACTCCACTGAGTAGCCGTGGTATCTGTTGCCACTACCCCGACGCGTTTAATCGGCTGAATCCGCTAGAAACAATCGATGAGTGAGGCGACGCGTGACGGGGATGCCGCGTTCACCCACCTCGGGGAGGCCGTCCGTGCGGCCCTGTCCGAACGTGGCTTTTCCACGCCGACGGAGCCACAACGCCGTGCGATCCCGCCGCTGGCTGACGGCGAGAACGCCCTCGTGATCGCACCCACGGGCAGCGGCAAGACCGAAACCGCCATGCTGCCCGTCTTCGACGCGCTTGCCGCCGATCCGCCCGAGGGGTTCGGAGCGCTGTACGTCACGCCCCTGCGCGCCCTCAACCGGGACATGCGCGACCGTCTGGAGTGGTGGGGCGAGACCCTGGACCTCGAGGTGGACGTTCGCCACGGCGACACCTCCGATTACCACCGCCAGCAACAGGCCGAGAATCCGCCGGACGTTCTCGTCACGACACCTGAGACGCTCCAGGCGATCCTGACCGGCGAGAAGCTGCGTGGCGCTCTCGAGAGTGTCGAACACGTCGTCGTTGACGAAGTACACGAACTCGCCGCGGCCAAGCGTGGCGCCCAGTTGACCGTCGGCCTCGAACGCCTCCGCGAAGTCGCGGGCCCATTCCAGCGGATCGGTCTCTCGGCGACGGTCGGCGACCCCGGCGAAGTCGGGAAGTTCCTTACCGGCGACCGCGGCTGTGCGCTCGTCGAGATCGACGCCGGGAGTTCCCTGGAAATAGACGTGGTCCGTCCGTCACTCCGGGACAGCGACGAGGAACTGGCTGGTCAGCTAGTTACCGACCCCGATGTCGCCAGTCACGTCCGGAAGATCGACGAGCTGATCGACGAGAACGAGTCGACACTGGTTTTTGTCAACACTCGACAAACTGCCGAGGCACTGGGCTCCCGACTCAAGGAGTACGGGACGGACGTGGGCATCCACCACGGGTCGCTGGCGTCCGACTCCCGCGTCGAGGTCGAGGACGCGTTCAAAGCCGGCGATCTGGACGCTCTGCTGTGTACCTCTTCGATGGAACTCGGCATCGATGTCGGCCGAGTCGATCACGTCGTCCAGTACAACAGTCCCCGGGAAGTCGCCCGACTCCTCCAGCGCGTCGGCCGCGCCGGCCACCGCCGAGACCTGACTTCCCGTGGGACGATCGTCACCACGAGTCCCGACGAGACCTTCGAGGCGGTGGCGATCGCCCGTCAGGCGCAAGCGGGCGACGTCGAACCCGCGGAGATCCACCACGGCAGCCGCGACACCGTCGCCAACCAGATCGCGGGGATCGTCATGGATTTCGGCGAGATCGACGCCCGACAGGCCTACGAGATCGTCACGCAGGCCTATCCCTTTGGCGACCTCTCGGAAGCGGCCTTCCGGGAGATCGTCCGCGAACTCGCCGAGAATCGCGTGATCTGGCTCGAGGAGGACGAGGACGAACTCAGCAAGCGACGGGGGACCTGGCAGTACTTCTATCACAACCTCTCGATGATCCCCGACGAGGCGACCTACGACGTGAAAGACGGCGCGAGCGGCCGGCAAGTCGGGACCTTAGACGAGCGGTTCGTCGTCAACTTCGCCGCGCCGGGGGAAGTGTTCATCCAGCGCGGGGACATGTGGCGGATCACTGAGATCGACGAGGACGACGAGACGGTCCACGTGACGCCAATCGAAGATCCTGCCGGCGAGGTACCCTCCTGGACCGGCCAGGAAATCCCTGTCCCCGAAGCTGTCGCACAGGAAGTCGCGGAGATCCGAGAAGTCGCCGCCGAACAGATGCGTTCCGGGGGCGATCGTGAATCCGTCGCCAGTCATCTCGCCGGACGATACGACGCCGACGTGGCGACGCTGGAGTCGGCACTCGAGCAGATAGCCTACCACGAGGGACCCATTCCCGGTCCCGACCGCATCGTCGTCGAATTCGAGGGCCGGGACGTGGTCGTCAACGCCGCCTTCGGCCACAAGGTCAACGAGACGCTCGGCCGATTGTTGTCCTCGCTTTTGGGCCAGCGGACGGGATCGTCAGTCGGTCTGGAGGTCGACCCCTATCGGATCTCTCTGGAAGTACCCCGGACGGTGACCGCCGGCGACGCCGTCGAGGTGTTAGAGACGACCGATCCGGCCCACGTCGAGGGGCTGATCGAGTTGAGCCTGAAGAACGCCGACGCCCTGAAGTTCCGACTCGCACAGATCGCGACGAAGTTCGGGGCGTTGAAAGGCTGGCGCGGCCGGGGAAGCAATCGCTTCGGCCGCGATCGCTTGCTGGAGGCCCTCGAAGACACGCCGATCTACGACGAGGCCCTCCGAGAATTACTCCACGAGAAACTCGCCATCGGGGCGACGGCCGACCTGCTCGGGGATGTCCAGTCGGGAGATCTCGCAATCGAGACTGTCGGTGGCCGGACGGCCATCGGTCGCGGCGGTCGATCGGGGAGCAAAGAGTTGCTCGCGCCCGAGAACGCCGACGCGAGCGTGATCCAGACGCTGAAGGAGCGACTCCAGGAAGACCGCGTTATCCTTTTGTGTGTTCACTGTACATCCTTCGAGCGAACGAAGCCGATCAAGCGGGTGCGCGAGCAACCCCGCTGTCCCGAATGCGATTCGACGCGGATCGCTGCGTTAAACCCCTGGGACGAGGAGACGGTCAAAGCGGTCCGGGCAGCGGACAAGGACGACGAGCAACGGCGCCGGACCAAGCGCGCCCACCAGGCGGCCGATCTGGTCCAGAGCCACGGCAAGCAGGCGGTGATCGCGCTGGCTGGCCGGGGCGTCGGGCCAACGAACGCGGCCCGGATCATCAACAAACTCCGGGAGGACGAAGCCGACTTCTACCGAGACATCCTCGAGCGCGAGCGGGAGTACGCCCGAACGCGTTCGTTCTGGGAGTGAGTCGGCCGACTCGGCCGGTACCGGCCAGTCACCGACGATCGAGCGACTCGGTCGTGGCGTCGGCCTCGCGCCAGTTCCCGCGTTTCCGAACTGCGACTCTGGAGACGACGATTCCCAGCGCGAGCACGACGACGCCGAACAGGAGGAACGACCCGATCAACGTCCCCGATCCGTGAATAAGCGGGTCGGTGGCCGCCGTCTCCCCAACCAGCCAGCGGCTCCCGACGACGACCAACGGTGATACGGTCACGACAACCCCGAGAACGACGAGTCCGCGGCCCACGATCAACGATGGGACCGTCGCCCGGGCCAGGACACCAGCAGGTGCCATCCACCCAACGATGCCGACGAGCACGACCGCGATCGGGTGTGCTGAGACGATGCTCACGAGCACGAACGCCGACAAGGGTGCGAACGGGACTGATATCGCCAGCGCGATGCCCAATCGCAGTGAGTACGGAACGGCGTGGCCGGCCGGCGATCGGATGTCGTCGGCGCCGGCCAGTGCGTCGTCGACGACCGCGCTGATGGCGTCGTCGGTCAACTCGTCGTCTGCCGTCCGGATCCGGAGCCCGCAGTCCGGACAGCTCCGGGCACCGTCCAGGGCTGCCCCACACTCGGGACAGGTCGCGTCGCCTGCATCGGCCATTGGACGCCCTTCTCAACGGAGGCATTTGACCTTTCCCCGTTGTCTTTGCAAAACACGGTGATCAACCTCGGAAAGGGGCCCGTGGGCTCCGGAAGACACACTGACGCGCCCCGGCAGGGATAAGCTCTTAACGGCCGCCGGAACACGTCCAGACATGGATCTTTCGGACTACTGGGGCGTCGGGCCGAAGACCCGCGATCTCCTGGCTGACTCGCTGGGCGTCGAGGCGGCCGTGGCGGCGATCGAATCGGGTGATCTGCGAACGCTGACCGCCGCCGGCCTCTCCCGGGGCCGGGGGACTCGCATTCTCCGGCGAGCCCAGGGGGGCGCGATGGACGTGCTGGCGACCCGGGACGCACGCGACGTCTACAAGACGGTACTGGACCTGGCGAGTTCGTTCGCCGTCACCCAACACGCCGCCGACAGTATCAGGCTGCTCACGCCGAAGGCCTCGCTGTCGGAGATGGAAGACCACCTCGCTACTGTCGTAGACGCCACGGCCGCCTGGGAGGAACTCGACGGGGACATCCGCGAGACAGTCCTCGAAGCCTTCGAAGGGTACGACAGCGTCGAAGGCGGGGATCTGGCGGGCGTTCGAGCGGCGCTGGCGCTGAAGGACGCTGGCGTGACCGATGGGGTGTTCGCCCCTCTCGCCAACCTCGACGGGGACCGCCTCGAAGTCGGCGCGGAGGCCCTGGAGGCTCTCGCTGGCGAGGGCGTCGCCGAGGGAGCCGACGAGCGGCTCGATGCGCTCCGGGCACAGCGCGGAGCCGTCGAAGACATGGCGGCCGACCCCGAGTCCGTGATCGCCAGCGTCCGTGGAGAGGGCATCCGGGGCGGCGACGCGTTTCAGGAGGCGTTCGTCCGATACGTCGTCGAGGAGGCCGACGTCGACGTCGAGGCCGTCCGGGAGTCGGCACCGACCGACGCGGCCGACGTCACCGACTTCGTCGCGGCGGCGTTGCGCGAACTCGCCGCCGACCGCCGCGAGACCGAGCGCGAACGGGAGGTCGAGGTCCGTGACCAGTTCGAGTCGACGCTGTCGGCAGCCGACGAAGAGATCACGCGTGCGGTCGAGACCGTCGACGAAATCGCGCTGTACGTCTCGCTGGCACGGTTCGCAATCGAGTACGATCTCCAGGCCCCCACCTACGTCGAGGATCGGGACGTTCTGGCAGTCGAAGGGGCCCGCAATCTGGCGCTCACGGCCGCAAGCGAGGACGTCCAGCCGATCACCTACGCGGTGGGCGAGCACACACTGTCGACACCGGAGGCGACTACCCCGCCGTCGGGGGATCGCGTGACCGTCCTGACCGGCGCCAACAGCGGCGGGAAGACGACGCTGCTGGAGACGCTCTGTCAGATCCAGTTGCTCGCACAGATGGGACTACCCGTTCCGGCCGAGCGTGCGGAGGTAGGTATCGTCGACACCGTCGTCTTCCACCGCCGGCACGCGAGTTTCAACGCCGGTGTCCTCGAATCGACGCTTCGATCGGTGGTCCCGCCACTGACCGAAGCGGGTCGGACGCTGATGCTCGTCGACGAGTTCGAGGCGATCACCGAACCCGGAAGCGCCGCCGACTTGCTCCATGGCCTCGTGACGCTGACCGTCGAACGCGCCGCACTGGGCGTGTTCGTCACCCACCTCGCCGACGACTTAGAGCCACTACCGCCGACCGCCCGGACCGACGGCATCTTCGCCGAGGGACTGACGACGGATCTCGAACTCGAGGTGGACTACCAGCCCCGCTTCGAGACGGTCGGACGTTCGACCCCGGAGTTCATCGTCTCGCGGCTCGTCGCCGACGCCGAAGAGCGAGCCGAGCGCTCGGGTTTCCGGACGCTCGCGCAAGCGGTCGGCGAGCAGGCAGTCCAGCGGACGCTCTCGGACGCCGAGTGGTCGGCCTGAGAGTGCCGCCCGAAGGCGACTCTCTAAAAGCCCACGATGTTGGGGGTCGACGGGTACGTGCGTCGAGAGCATAGAGACGACCGATGCCCACCGGCGAGGAAACCGGTCGCCTCGACCGCCAAACCGGGAAGCGACTGCTCGAACACACCCGATCGATCGTCGGGGCCGCCGCCCGCGACGACCAACCACCCGACCCCCCGGTGTTGCCGGTGCTCGATGAGGAACGCGGCGTCTTCGTCACGCTGAAACAGGACGGCGAGTTGCGGGGCTGTATCGGGCGTCCCCAGCCCGAAAGGGTGCTCACGGAGGCACTCGAGGCGGCGGCGACAGGCGCGGCAACATCGGATCCTCGCTTTTCGCCCCTCTTGCCCGACGAGATCGAGGACGTGACGATCTCGGTGAGCGTGCTGACGCCGCCTGAATTCTGTTCTCACCTCGATCCGGACGCGATCGAGGTCGGCCGCGACGGGCTGATCGTCTCGGATGGTCGACGGAGCGGTCTCTTGCTCCCGCAGGTGGCCGTCGAGCAAAACTGGACAGCCGAGGGGTTCCTCCGTGGCACGACCCGGAAAGCCGGGCTTCCGCCGGACGCCTGGCGGACCGAAGAGGTCATCGTCAAACGTTTCTCGGCGCAGGTGTTCGCGGAGAAATCTTCGGGCGGTCCTATGACTGTCGAGGACTACACCCGGGGGCCTCCGAACGGACAGCCGACAGACTGAGGGGGAGACCCCGAGAATCCCAATCCATGCCAGCCGAACTCGCAGAGAAGACCGACCGTTATGAACAACTACTCGCCGAAGCCCTCGAAGCGGCGACCGTCCAGCCACCCGCCGACACGCCACTGGGAGAGGCAGCAGGGGAGTTCCGGGAGATGGCACGTTCGTATCTCGAAGACGGCCGCCACTTCAAGACCGAGGACGACCCAGTCAACGCCCTGGCGGCGTTCTCCTACGGCCACGCCTGGCTGGACGCCGGCGCCCGGATCGGCCTTTTCGACGTTCCCGAAGAGGGCCATCTCTTCACCGTCTGAGCGGGACGGCTCTACGACCGAAACGCTACGCTAGATAATATTTCCCGTGATATAAAGGCCGTGAGCCTATAAGGGTTGGGGAAAGGCTTAAATACACACCTCCCTTACTACACGTCAGGAAGGGTAGCTCGACGGTATTAATATTTTCTCCGTTGGGCGCCCACGTCCCCCCCATCATGAGTGAAACGACGACTCCCCTGTACACCCGAGAAGGAACGAACGAAACATCAAACGACGAGCGCGAGCGAACCGAACCCGAAGCGGAGAGCGAGAACGAACAGACCGAGACCCACGTCTGTCCGGAGTGTGGCGGAACATTGCAATCGGACTCCGAGCGGGGCGAGACGGTCTGTAGCGAGTGTGGCCTGGTCGTCGAAGAAGACGAAATCGACCCCGGCCCGGAGTGGCGCGCTTTCGACGCCAAAGAGAAAGACCAGAAGAGCCGCGTCGGTGCCCCCACTACCAACATGATGCACGACAAGGGGCTCTCGACCAATATCGGCTGGCAGGACAAAGACGCCTACGGCAACTCGCTGTCCTCGCGACAGCGCGAGAAAATGCAACGATTGCGTACCTGGAACGAACGCTTCCGCACACGTGACTCCAAAGAACGCAATCTCAAACAGGCCCTCGGCGAAATCGACCGCATGGCCTCCGCCCTTGGCCTCCCCGAAAACGTCCGCGAGACCGCGAGCGTCATCTATCGCCGCGCCCTCGACGAAGACCTCCTGCCCGGTCGCTCCATCGAAGGCGTCTCGACGGCCTCCCTCTATGCGGCCGCCCGACAGGCTGGCGTCCCGCGGAGTCTCGATGAGTTCACGCGGGTCTCCCGCGTCGAGCGCATGGAACTGACGCGAACCTACCGGTACATCGTCCGTGAGTTGAATCTGGAGATCAAACCCGCCGATCCCGGGAGTTACGTCCCCCGCTTTGCATCGGACCTCGACCTGCCCGAGGAGGTAACCAACCGGGCCCGGGAGTTGCTGTCGGGAGCCCGCGAGAACGGAATCCTGAGCGGGAAGAGTCCGGTCGGCCTGGCGGCGGCCGCGATCTACGCGGCAGCGCTTTTGTGCAACGAGCGAGTCACCCAAAGCGACATCTCCAACGTCGCGAACATCTCCGAGGTCACCATCCGTAACCGATACAAGGAGTTGCTGGAGGCCGACACCGACGACGAGCAGCCGTAGTCGTCGGCGACGCAACGTACCGACAACGAACAGCGATAATCTCCAACGACGCCACAAAAGCCTTAACCGCCGGTCGTGACGGATCCGGTATGGTGGAATTTAGCCTGCCACAGATCGGTCTCGAACTGGGGGGCGGTGCGCTCATCGGTGCCGTGATCGGCTTCGCGGCCAAGAAGCTCGCAAAACTCATCGCGATCATCATCGGTCTCGAACTTGCGCTGTTCAAGTTCCTCGAAACCCGCGGCATCCTGAGCGTCAAC harbors:
- a CDS encoding FUN14 domain-containing protein; amino-acid sequence: MVEFSLPQIGLELGGGALIGAVIGFAAKKLAKLIAIIIGLELALFKFLETRGILSVNWDAIGGAAGNATAAAGDGGSQVNGYLMSLLATLPLGAGFTGGFLLAFKKA